From bacterium, the proteins below share one genomic window:
- a CDS encoding AsnC family transcriptional regulator — protein MIESDEFTELDKRIIREIGQDLPDSERPYQVVAERLGISEETLIARLRAYKERGIIRRFGAILYHREAGLGGNCMVAWKVPDSEVPCIGEIMASVKQVTHCYERLTHPDWPYNLYTMIHGKTKKECAEIAEMISRKVGITDYRMLCSTREFKKTSMRYY, from the coding sequence ATGATAGAGTCAGATGAATTTACAGAGCTGGACAAACGGATTATTCGTGAGATAGGCCAGGACCTGCCTGATTCTGAACGCCCCTACCAGGTTGTGGCTGAAAGGCTTGGCATATCCGAGGAGACTCTGATAGCCCGGCTTCGGGCATATAAAGAGCGAGGGATCATCCGGAGATTTGGGGCCATTCTTTATCATCGGGAGGCTGGTCTGGGAGGCAATTGTATGGTGGCCTGGAAGGTCCCTGACTCTGAAGTTCCCTGCATAGGGGAAATAATGGCCTCAGTGAAGCAAGTAACTCACTGTTATGAACGTTTAACCCACCCTGATTGGCCCTACAACCTTTACACTATGATCCATGGAAAGACAAAAAAAGAATGCGCCGAAATAGCCGAGATGATTTCCCGTAAGGTGGGCATTACTGATTACCGAATGCTATGTTCGACCAGGGAGTTTAAAAAGACAAGTATGCGGTATTATTAA